CGAAACTTTCGCGCAGCACAAAACGCGTCACACCCGCGGTCACGATGTTGTAGCGTCCATCCTCCAAGCGCGCGGAATCCACGATGCGCGCGATGGTCCCGACAGCGTGCGGTATCGCGGGACCGCCCACTTCGACGCCTTCTTTGATGAGCAGGACTCCAAAAGCCAGGTCGTCTTGCAAACAGCGTTCGATCATTTCGCGATAGCGCGGCTCGAAAATGTGCAGCGGTAGACGCGCTTGCGGAAACAGAACTGTGTTGAGCGGAAAGAGCGGTAAGTCGTCTTGAAGAATTTTCATGTGTCGCTAGTTCACTGTAAACATCTACTCAGTTCATCCTTGCGAAGATTCCCCATCACTTTTTCGCGCCAGCGCGCGACGCCAACCAATTCGATTCCTAGCCAATACCTTCGCCAATTTATTTTTTCATCCGCGAATCTCGCGAATCTTCGCGAATTTTTTGTTTCATTCGCGTTATTCGCGGATCAATTCGTGATTTTGACGAGGGCATTGCTAGAGAATTGCGCTCTCAAACCTTCGCAAGGTTGCGCCGGTGAAAACAGAAATGGGACGCAATGATGCGTCCCGCTTGTCGTCCTCGTGCTCTTCACGAACCGCACCCGAAACTTATTTGCCCATGTGCGATTCGAGATACCTGACGGCTTCGCCGACGGTGGTGATCTTTTGCGCTTCGTCGTCGGAAATCTCGCCGCCGAATTTTTCTTCAAACTCCATGATCAATTCGACGAGATCGAGCGAATCGGCTTCGAGTTCCTCACGAAAGCGCGCTTCGGGCGTGACCTTGGATCCGTCCACGCCGAGTTTGTCCACGATAATTGCTTTAACTTGTTCGAAGACTGTGTTCTCTGCCATTGCGGCTCCTCCCCTGTGAAAATTGGACTTGCTAAAAAGGCAGGCATAGTATACCGATTTTCGTCCAATGCGTCAACACAGAGGCAAAGCGCAGCATCGCTTGTTAAAGGTTGTTTTGGAAATCTGCAAGCCCCGCGAAGGTTTAGCCGATCAACCTTCGCAAGGTTTCTCGCCAGTCACTGTACCTCGCCGCGCGGGGGGCGCAACGTAAAGTACGCCACCGTCTGCCACTTGCCCCACCACCATTTGACATGCGCCTTGCCGAGGTACAGATCATCGCGCACCTGCACCAGTTCGTCGAGCACGCGACGAATCGAGAAACGCGGATTGCTCGCCAGGTCGTAATCAATTTTGAGCACCGCGCGATCGGGATCGAACAAGCCCGGCGCGACGCGCGTGCGAAAATCGAACGCGTGATAGCGGTCCTTGCCTTCGAACACATAGCCGCGATATAGGGGCCAATAAACACGCGCGAGCGCGAGCGAATCGCGCATAAAGATATTGTCGCCGCGCGCGCGGCGCTCGTCGAACGTTTTGCCGCGCCAGGGCATCCACGCGCGCGTGATCGCGCGCGCGAGTTGGGTCACGCCGGGCGCGACATCGAGCGCGACGAGTTCGCCGCCGTACTCGCCGTCGAGCGGCGCGCGCGGCGGCGAACCGGCGCGAAAGATTGCGTTCAACTCGGCGCGCGCGCGGATGCCTTCGCCAAGCGCGTCGTCAACCGCGCGCGCGCCAAGTGAGTTGATTTTGGTGTAACTACTCAGCCATCGTTCCTTTATCCGCGAATTACGCGAATTACGCGAATCTTCGCTAATTTTTTCTTCTTATTCGCGCAATTCGCGTTCTTCGCGGATAAATTTGTTTTTTCATCGGCGTAAATGTGGGTTGGCTGAGTAGTTACATTTTGGTTTGCATTGTAAATCCGTCAACCTTCGCAAGGTTTCGCGCAAGCGTCGATCTCACGCGGGTAGTTGGTCTACCTCGTCTAGAAAAGTCACTTCCGGTGTGCCTACCACACCCGCGCGTTGGGTCGCCTGGCGAAATTCGGCGGACTGGAATAATTGACGGGCGCGCTCCAGGTCTTGGTATTCGCCAACGATCACGGCTTCGTTGGGCTTGGCGGTATTGCGAAAAACGCGAACTCCCTTGGAACTATATGCTTTGCGAAGAGTCCCGGCTTCGGCAAACCCGGACTTCCACTTGGCATAGTCTTCGAATTTAACTTGGACGAGAACGTACGGCATTGCAAATCTCCTTTCGAAGTTGACGGTGTGACCACAACAGGTCACGCCAATCATAGAGTGAATCACGGCGACGATGGAACAGACGCATTCGCGGTGCTACGGAAATGTTCAACCGTGCCGATCGCTAAACAAACCGGACAAGCTGCGTCCACAAAATCGCCCACGCGTTCGAGCGTGGCGTTCGATGTACGACGACGCAAGAACATCCAGCCCGCCAAGCCGATGAGCGCGAACGCGAACAACGCCAAGAGCATCGGCATGGTCGCCGCGTTCGTCAACGCGCCGAGGATCGTTCCACCGAGGTACCCAATCGCAAAATGCAAGGTGAGAAATGCGGCGCTGCCCAGCGTCGCGCCGGCGAGGAACGTTGCGTAGGATAGACCGGCGAGACCTGCCGCTGGCACTCCCGCCGTGCGAACGCCTGGCGTAACGAGGATGATGGCAAGCGAGACCGGTCCGCTTTTTCGCATCGTTGTCGAAACGCGGTCGAGCCGCTCGGCGGTCAAGCCGATGTAACGCCCCACGCGATAGAGAAATCGCCGACCCAGGATGCGCGCGAGAAAGAACTGCGCCGAGCCGCCCGCGACCATCGCGACCAGAATCACGAGAAACGCTTGCCACAATACAAAGCGTCCCAGCGCGACCTGGGCGGCGGCAGTGAGCATAATCAAGTCGGCAGGAATCGGCACCGGAATGCCGATTCCTTTGACGAGCATCAAGCAAAATATCGCGGCGAGACCGTACCCCGCGAGAAATTCTTCAAACGCCATGAACGTCATCCGCCCATCATTCTTTTGAACGTATTGGTCGTCGCGTCAATGGCTTGGTACACGTCACTCAGCGGAAACACTTCGAAATCGGTCACGGCAAATGCGGGGTACGAAGCAAGCGCGTTTTGCACTTCTTCGAGCGAGTTCGCATTGATCGTGCCGGTTCCATAATATCCCGCCGCGTTGGGAACCACGTTGTACGCGCAGTCCAGCGTGCCATTCGAGAGATTGGATTTGATCCATGCCTTGGCGGCTTCGTTGATCGCGATCACCATTTTGGGATCGCCGAGTGGCATCGGTTTCCATTTCAAAAGCGCTAGGAATTTCATCGTTGCTTCTCCTTCCGTAAATTGAGCGCGTTGATTCGACCAGGGCGCGCAAATTTTTATCGTGACATTTCAAGCCGCGTGCTTGAATTATTGTGATTCGCTTTATTTGGGCGCGGGCATCGCGCCGATTTGCCGCATCACAGTGGGAATATCTTCGACGTGCCACACTTCAGCGATCTTGCCATTTGCGACGCGATAAACGTCCGAGTACTGGAATTCGACGGATTTACCGGTCGCCGGAATTCCCATCAAACTTCCCTTGTGTGTTCCGCGCGCGATCCCGTGATCGGCAACCCGATCGCCTTCGACGACGACGACTTGTTCCTGAAACTTTAGATCGGGAAATGCCGCCATGAAAACGCCGAGCGCTTCACGCGCGCCGGTTTTGCCGGGCTTTTGCCCTGGCACGGGATTGTGATCCACGACATTGTCATCCATGAGCGCCAACGCGCCTTCGAGGTCGCCTTTGTTCCATGCGGCGACAAACTGTTCCGCAACATTATTTCCGTGGTGTGCCATTTGAATCCTCCATCTCGTGAATGACATCAAGCGCCGGGCATTTGG
The Chloroflexota bacterium genome window above contains:
- a CDS encoding acyl carrier protein: MAENTVFEQVKAIIVDKLGVDGSKVTPEARFREELEADSLDLVELIMEFEEKFGGEISDDEAQKITTVGEAVRYLESHMGK
- a CDS encoding cyclase; amino-acid sequence: MPYVLVQVKFEDYAKWKSGFAEAGTLRKAYSSKGVRVFRNTAKPNEAVIVGEYQDLERARQLFQSAEFRQATQRAGVVGTPEVTFLDEVDQLPA
- a CDS encoding DedA family protein, producing MAFEEFLAGYGLAAIFCLMLVKGIGIPVPIPADLIMLTAAAQVALGRFVLWQAFLVILVAMVAGGSAQFFLARILGRRFLYRVGRYIGLTAERLDRVSTTMRKSGPVSLAIILVTPGVRTAGVPAAGLAGLSYATFLAGATLGSAAFLTLHFAIGYLGGTILGALTNAATMPMLLALFAFALIGLAGWMFLRRRTSNATLERVGDFVDAACPVCLAIGTVEHFRSTANASVPSSP
- a CDS encoding ester cyclase, whose product is MAHHGNNVAEQFVAAWNKGDLEGALALMDDNVVDHNPVPGQKPGKTGAREALGVFMAAFPDLKFQEQVVVVEGDRVADHGIARGTHKGSLMGIPATGKSVEFQYSDVYRVANGKIAEVWHVEDIPTVMRQIGAMPAPK